The Chitinophaga sp. H8 genome contains a region encoding:
- a CDS encoding RagB/SusD family nutrient uptake outer membrane protein yields MKSRYTFLIFLLMMMAAGCNKFLDTDNLTAKTTANFPLTEKDAGEMITAIYANLLYESPETSSEMYVAQLAGDDCLGGNLSFSGNCAVNFLLYKDNLNGLLGLWSRCYRMINRANNAVATLDNVKKWSDESERLRHFGEAYFLRAMAYYELVRIFGGVPIRTTLETENLPRATVEEVYQLIAEDLKHAIEMMPKKIYPSGSELAGHATKYAAEALMARVFLFYTGRYAKQELPGGITKAQIIAWIDDCVNNSGHNLVDDQRNIWSYTNEATENNAAGHRYNYVVNNHLKWAGNSAIESVFATKYNMKADWTYTWFSNTNCLFYSPSGDNYSKAGSYPFGAGWGAGPVSPAMVNEWKAWAAAQTYTGGYTTDPRLTGSIWSYRALDPNQANTVLMDTKLDAGEPDYTVSYRYYENTGYFQKKYININSFNNNNILSFSLQMFPAISGQTSASLLQIADLIHIRFADVLLMQSELKEDATGLNRVRARSHLAPIGYSLDAVKQERRWELAFESIRYWDLLRWSGPSFEEIGNALNKQTGFNVINAAVVVPMVNYNYKQRIKVTEGYWPIPQTEIDISNGLIKQNPGWDPSAQFTDWNNY; encoded by the coding sequence ATGAAGTCCAGATATACTTTTCTCATCTTTTTGTTGATGATGATGGCCGCCGGTTGTAATAAATTCCTAGATACGGATAATCTTACGGCCAAAACCACTGCCAACTTTCCATTGACGGAGAAAGATGCTGGTGAAATGATCACAGCGATCTATGCAAACCTGCTGTATGAAAGTCCGGAAACCTCTTCCGAAATGTACGTGGCACAACTGGCAGGTGATGATTGCCTTGGCGGTAATCTTTCCTTCTCCGGTAACTGCGCCGTGAATTTCCTTCTTTACAAGGATAACCTGAATGGATTGCTAGGCCTTTGGTCCCGCTGTTACCGGATGATCAACCGGGCTAATAATGCGGTAGCTACGCTGGATAACGTTAAGAAATGGTCGGACGAATCGGAGCGCTTGCGCCACTTTGGGGAAGCCTATTTCCTGAGGGCCATGGCTTATTATGAATTGGTAAGGATCTTTGGCGGCGTGCCAATTCGTACCACCCTGGAAACGGAGAACCTGCCAAGGGCTACTGTAGAAGAAGTATACCAGTTGATAGCAGAAGACCTCAAACATGCCATAGAAATGATGCCCAAAAAAATTTACCCTTCAGGGTCTGAATTGGCAGGGCATGCTACTAAGTATGCAGCGGAAGCACTGATGGCAAGGGTCTTTCTTTTCTATACCGGCAGGTATGCCAAACAGGAACTGCCCGGAGGTATTACGAAAGCCCAGATAATAGCCTGGATCGACGACTGTGTCAATAATTCCGGACACAACCTGGTAGACGATCAGCGGAATATCTGGTCTTATACCAATGAAGCTACTGAAAACAATGCAGCGGGACATCGTTACAATTACGTGGTGAATAATCATCTTAAATGGGCGGGCAACAGTGCTATAGAGTCAGTATTTGCTACCAAGTACAACATGAAGGCAGACTGGACCTATACCTGGTTCAGTAATACTAATTGCCTGTTCTATTCTCCTTCCGGAGATAATTATTCAAAGGCCGGTAGTTATCCTTTTGGTGCGGGCTGGGGGGCAGGACCGGTTTCTCCTGCTATGGTGAATGAATGGAAAGCCTGGGCGGCGGCTCAAACCTACACCGGAGGATACACGACTGATCCGCGTCTTACAGGTTCCATCTGGTCTTACCGTGCGCTTGATCCTAATCAGGCAAACACGGTACTGATGGATACCAAACTGGATGCAGGTGAACCGGACTATACGGTTTCTTACCGTTATTATGAGAACACCGGATATTTTCAGAAGAAATATATCAATATCAACTCTTTTAACAATAATAATATTCTGTCGTTCTCATTACAGATGTTTCCCGCCATATCCGGTCAAACTTCCGCTTCCTTATTGCAGATAGCAGACCTGATACATATCCGCTTTGCAGATGTGCTGTTGATGCAGTCAGAACTGAAAGAAGATGCTACAGGATTGAATAGGGTAAGGGCGCGTTCCCACCTGGCACCTATCGGGTATTCTTTAGATGCTGTCAAGCAGGAACGTAGATGGGAGCTCGCTTTTGAATCTATTCGCTACTGGGATTTGCTGCGCTGGTCGGGGCCCTCATTTGAAGAGATCGGAAATGCATTAAATAAGCAAACCGGGTTTAATGTGATCAATGCGGCAGTGGTAGTACCTATGGTCAATTATAATTACAAGCAACGGATCAAAGTAACGGAAGGCTATTGGCCCATTCCTCAAACGGAGATTGATATCTCCAACGGTCTTATCAAGCAAAACCCTGGTTGGGATCCATCTGCGCAATTCACAGACTGGAATAATTATTAA
- a CDS encoding dipeptidyl-peptidase 3 family protein has translation MKPMLKILLFGSLLPIAACNNNTEQEKKNAPDSLQQYAAQRLAGYAPVKLTADLSALSEKEKQMIPLLIEAAAIMDDLYWQQSYGNKDSLLNAITDSTTREFARINYGPWDKLNNDTPFIAGVGTKPPGGEFYPHDMTKEELEKSDVKDKHGEYSVIRRDSAGKLIAIPYHQFYQAPLKRASDLLVQAAALAEDADLKKYLELRAQALITDNYMPSDVAWMDMKNNGLDVIIGPIENYEDQLYNSRNAFEAYILVKDKVWSKKLEKYVAMLPALQKGLPVEDKYKKEVPGTSSQLNAYDVIYYAGQCNSGGKTIAVNLPNNEALQKSKGTRRSQLKNAMRAKFDNILMPIAQELIDPSQLRQVQFDAFFADVMFHEVAHGLGVKNTIDGKGTVRAALQEQGSWLEEAKADILGLYMVTKLVEMNELPGPIENYYTTFMAGILRSVRFGAGEAHGKANMLAFNYFEEKGAFTKTQDGHYKVDVPKFRDAMNGLSNLILTLQGNGDKPAVEKLMKEKAVVRPDLQADLNKLQQKGIPVDITFEQGVKVLGLK, from the coding sequence ATGAAGCCAATGCTGAAAATTCTTCTCTTTGGATCCCTGCTCCCTATAGCAGCTTGCAACAATAATACTGAACAAGAAAAGAAGAACGCCCCCGATTCCCTGCAACAATATGCTGCACAACGCCTGGCGGGCTATGCTCCTGTAAAGCTGACCGCAGATCTCAGTGCGTTGTCTGAAAAGGAAAAGCAAATGATTCCTTTGCTGATCGAAGCTGCTGCAATAATGGACGATCTGTACTGGCAACAATCCTATGGCAATAAAGACAGTTTGCTTAATGCTATAACAGATTCAACTACCCGCGAGTTTGCCCGGATCAACTATGGTCCCTGGGACAAACTGAATAACGATACGCCTTTTATTGCCGGTGTGGGTACCAAACCTCCTGGTGGAGAGTTTTATCCTCATGATATGACAAAAGAAGAACTGGAAAAATCGGATGTAAAGGATAAACACGGCGAATATTCTGTGATCCGTCGTGATAGCGCGGGAAAGCTGATCGCTATTCCTTATCATCAATTTTATCAGGCTCCCTTGAAACGGGCATCAGACTTATTAGTACAGGCCGCTGCACTGGCAGAAGATGCTGACTTGAAAAAGTACCTGGAGCTGCGTGCGCAGGCACTGATTACCGACAATTACATGCCAAGTGATGTTGCCTGGATGGATATGAAAAACAATGGCCTGGATGTGATCATTGGTCCTATTGAAAATTATGAAGACCAGCTGTATAATTCCCGGAATGCCTTTGAGGCCTATATTCTTGTTAAGGATAAGGTATGGAGTAAGAAGCTGGAAAAATATGTAGCCATGCTTCCGGCTTTGCAGAAAGGCCTCCCCGTAGAGGATAAATATAAGAAAGAAGTACCGGGAACATCCTCACAATTGAATGCGTATGATGTGATCTACTATGCCGGTCAGTGCAACTCCGGAGGCAAGACTATTGCGGTGAACCTGCCTAACAATGAAGCACTTCAAAAATCAAAGGGTACCCGCCGTTCCCAGCTCAAAAATGCCATGCGGGCTAAGTTTGACAATATTCTCATGCCGATAGCACAGGAGTTGATAGATCCATCACAACTTCGCCAGGTACAATTCGATGCCTTTTTTGCAGACGTAATGTTTCATGAGGTGGCGCACGGACTTGGTGTTAAGAATACGATAGACGGGAAAGGTACTGTCCGGGCAGCATTGCAGGAGCAGGGTTCCTGGCTGGAAGAAGCGAAGGCGGATATCCTTGGCCTGTATATGGTGACCAAACTGGTGGAGATGAATGAACTGCCTGGTCCGATAGAAAATTACTATACCACTTTCATGGCTGGTATTCTCCGCTCGGTACGATTTGGCGCAGGGGAGGCACATGGTAAGGCCAATATGCTGGCCTTTAATTACTTCGAAGAAAAGGGCGCCTTCACCAAAACGCAGGATGGCCATTATAAAGTGGATGTGCCAAAATTCCGCGATGCAATGAACGGCCTTAGTAACCTGATCCTGACCTTACAGGGAAATGGAGATAAACCTGCGGTAGAAAAACTGATGAAAGAGAAGGCTGTAGTGCGTCCTGACTTACAGGCCGACCTCAACAAGCTGCAACAGAAAGGTATCCCTGTGGATATCACCTTTGAACAGGGGGTAAAAGTCCTTGGATTGAAATAA
- a CDS encoding DinB family protein, whose protein sequence is MILQYLLGEFEHEVTSTRKLLQAVPEKDLDYKPSEVSWTMGQLAQHIATIYYWYEGALTKDVYDMAADRLERGSPNDIKATLELFERNVEKARAALKSLTEQKLQDNWTMKAGETVLLGPIPRGIVSRGFLFNHIYHHRGELIVYLRATGNKVPGMYGPTYEESKKN, encoded by the coding sequence ATGATACTACAGTACCTGTTGGGTGAATTCGAGCATGAAGTAACCAGCACGCGTAAATTGCTACAGGCGGTCCCTGAGAAAGATCTTGATTATAAACCGTCCGAAGTTTCCTGGACGATGGGGCAACTTGCGCAGCATATTGCCACCATTTACTACTGGTACGAGGGGGCCCTTACTAAAGATGTCTATGATATGGCTGCTGACCGTCTGGAACGTGGTTCTCCCAATGATATCAAGGCAACTTTGGAGCTTTTTGAGCGTAATGTGGAAAAAGCCAGGGCCGCATTAAAATCCCTGACTGAGCAAAAACTACAGGATAACTGGACCATGAAAGCAGGTGAAACTGTGCTCCTTGGCCCCATACCAAGGGGTATTGTATCGCGTGGATTCCTTTTCAATCATATCTATCACCATCGGGGCGAATTGATAGTTTACCTGCGTGCTACAGGCAATAAAGTTCCGGGTATGTATGGCCCTACCTACGAAGAAAGCAAGAAAAACTAA
- a CDS encoding winged helix-turn-helix transcriptional regulator translates to MALKDERKIKKTESCPFQEAMDLISGKWTMSIINVLMGGKMRFKELERSVVGINTRMLVKELKQLEHKKIIDRTAFATMPPTVEYALTEKGERLKPVLTEIQVWAIKNMS, encoded by the coding sequence ATGGCTTTGAAGGATGAAAGAAAAATAAAAAAAACGGAAAGCTGCCCTTTTCAGGAAGCCATGGACCTCATCTCCGGAAAATGGACGATGTCAATCATTAATGTGCTGATGGGCGGGAAAATGCGGTTTAAGGAACTTGAAAGGAGTGTTGTTGGTATCAATACCAGGATGTTGGTAAAGGAGCTTAAACAATTGGAACATAAAAAGATCATAGACCGAACGGCTTTTGCTACTATGCCTCCAACTGTTGAATATGCTTTAACCGAAAAAGGGGAAAGGCTGAAGCCGGTATTGACGGAGATACAAGTGTGGGCAATCAAAAATATGAGCTAG
- a CDS encoding DUF6194 family protein: protein MSLQAIEQFIAKQLPNVTQLESFGYTFFFYGPEQVLPFVTMAASDNEHDSVSDLNRDGVFRVNIGVSKSTYNKLFESPEAEWDYTTLNRFMPHPHYAAQHFICILNPEEDQLTATYKFIEEAHLVAKQRFDRKQSAKHSG, encoded by the coding sequence ATGTCATTACAAGCTATCGAACAATTTATCGCTAAACAACTTCCCAACGTTACACAGCTGGAAAGCTTTGGATACACCTTCTTCTTCTATGGGCCGGAGCAGGTACTCCCGTTCGTAACAATGGCTGCCTCAGACAATGAACATGACAGTGTATCGGATCTAAACCGGGATGGCGTATTCCGGGTAAACATAGGCGTATCAAAAAGCACTTATAACAAACTATTTGAAAGCCCTGAAGCTGAATGGGATTACACCACATTAAACCGCTTCATGCCACATCCACATTATGCTGCGCAACACTTTATCTGTATATTAAATCCGGAGGAAGACCAGCTGACAGCAACATACAAGTTTATCGAAGAAGCCCATCTTGTTGCGAAACAACGTTTTGACAGAAAACAATCTGCTAAGCATTCCGGTTAA
- a CDS encoding SusC/RagA family TonB-linked outer membrane protein — MRQLPQTVVSLLLVFLLSHAMAQDPPLKGTVTGSDGIPLPGATIRNMNAAFTALTDANGHFTIRASNGQTLKVSYVGYQTLDLKVSGTGPLIISLQSAKPDLEEVVVMGYGTQKKKLVTGATVQVKGDDVARLNTVDVLGGLQSQAAGVNIIQNNGFLGQGFKVNIRGIGTNGNSSPLYVIDGVANGSIDGLNPADIESIDILKDAASSAIYGARAANGVILVTTKRGKAGAFRVMYDGYYGAQNLYKIPTILNAKEYMMIQDEGRLMDGLSPYNWQSYLPAADLQAINDGSWKGTNWLKEIMNKNASQQNHSLNFTGGTDRSTYSIGLSYTNQQATMGVPGKMPDLDRYNLRINSDHVAIRKNDLNILRIGETLNYKYSEINGSFATDGIYWNSVHNMLVMSPLMHPYNKDGDYYTYKDRLADGYNWDISNGADKNPIAYMDYLMNQNKSKSHYLQSSFYAELQPLKNLKFRTQFGYIMGASSYRAYTPAYELTQAITSANDRVIQSLSLFNRFTWENTANYIFNVKDHHFDVLVGQSIEKWGMGESMSGTKAGSNFDDFEHAYLSNVATNATSVQALTGLPDGQGALVSFFGRLNYNYKEKYMASLIARYDGSSIFANGHRFGFFPSVSAGWTISNESFMKEATFIDFLKLRGSWGQNGNNAVSAFQWLALVTSNNTYGGYTFGNSMSNVATGSYAYKLTNPDLTWETQEQTDIGIDARFLNNRLGLELDWYKKTTKNWLVTAPVLYSFGAEPPAVNGGDIVNKGIELALHWHDNLSRDFRYGVDFNIAFNKNNVTRIANQDGIIHGPGGIPWEGADESYRVQVGYPIGYFYGYQSEGIFQNQAQIKNHKGPLLNGDKTQPGDVIWKDVNNDQVIDEKDRTMIGNPHPDYTMGLVFNVGWKAFDFSVNAYGAFGQQIFKVYRDFATSPLNNFSTDILERWNGAGSSNKLPRLTSSASSNWSSVSDIFIEDGDYLKIKNITLGVDIKKLYKKLPLHMCRLYVSVQNLHTFTKYSGMDPEIGFGGEDAADYARGIDLGFYPSARTVLAGVNIQF, encoded by the coding sequence ATGCGACAATTACCTCAAACTGTAGTATCGCTGCTGCTTGTGTTCCTGCTCTCACACGCGATGGCTCAGGATCCTCCCTTAAAAGGAACGGTTACCGGTTCCGACGGCATTCCACTACCGGGTGCCACTATCAGGAATATGAATGCTGCATTTACTGCACTTACGGATGCTAACGGACACTTTACGATCAGGGCCAGCAATGGCCAAACGCTGAAGGTCTCGTATGTTGGTTACCAGACACTTGACCTGAAAGTATCGGGTACGGGGCCATTGATTATTTCACTCCAATCTGCCAAACCTGACCTCGAAGAAGTAGTGGTGATGGGTTATGGTACCCAAAAGAAAAAATTAGTAACAGGTGCTACCGTGCAGGTAAAAGGTGATGATGTGGCCAGGTTGAATACGGTGGACGTACTGGGAGGCTTGCAATCACAGGCGGCTGGCGTAAATATCATTCAGAACAACGGCTTCCTCGGACAAGGTTTTAAAGTGAATATCCGTGGTATCGGTACTAATGGAAATTCCTCCCCGCTGTATGTAATTGATGGTGTGGCCAACGGGAGCATCGATGGATTGAATCCTGCTGATATCGAATCGATCGATATTCTGAAAGATGCAGCTTCTTCTGCTATTTACGGGGCCAGGGCTGCCAACGGCGTTATACTGGTCACCACCAAACGGGGTAAGGCGGGTGCTTTTAGGGTAATGTATGATGGTTACTATGGCGCTCAGAATCTTTATAAGATCCCTACTATCCTGAATGCTAAAGAATACATGATGATACAGGACGAAGGCCGGCTGATGGACGGACTTTCTCCCTACAATTGGCAAAGTTATTTACCGGCAGCAGATTTGCAGGCGATCAATGATGGCTCCTGGAAAGGTACCAACTGGCTCAAAGAGATCATGAACAAGAATGCCAGCCAGCAGAATCACTCCCTTAATTTTACAGGAGGTACAGACCGATCTACTTATTCTATCGGACTTTCTTATACCAATCAGCAGGCTACCATGGGAGTGCCGGGTAAAATGCCTGACCTGGACAGGTATAACCTCCGTATTAATTCTGATCATGTCGCCATCCGGAAAAATGATTTAAATATCCTTCGTATAGGAGAAACCCTTAATTACAAGTACTCAGAGATCAATGGCTCTTTCGCTACTGATGGCATCTACTGGAACAGCGTGCATAATATGCTGGTGATGAGTCCACTGATGCATCCCTATAACAAGGATGGAGATTATTATACTTATAAAGACAGGCTGGCAGATGGTTATAATTGGGACATCTCCAATGGGGCCGATAAGAACCCTATTGCTTATATGGATTACCTGATGAATCAAAACAAAAGTAAATCGCATTACCTGCAATCTTCTTTCTATGCTGAACTACAGCCTTTGAAAAACCTTAAGTTCAGGACCCAGTTCGGGTATATTATGGGGGCATCCAGTTACAGGGCATATACACCTGCTTATGAGCTTACGCAGGCCATCACCAGTGCTAACGACAGGGTAATACAATCCTTATCCTTATTCAACCGCTTTACCTGGGAAAATACGGCTAACTATATTTTCAACGTAAAAGACCACCATTTCGATGTGCTTGTTGGACAGTCGATCGAAAAATGGGGAATGGGAGAATCCATGAGTGGTACCAAAGCCGGCTCCAACTTTGATGATTTCGAACATGCATATTTGTCGAATGTTGCTACCAATGCCACCAGTGTGCAAGCACTCACCGGCTTACCCGACGGTCAGGGAGCGCTGGTTTCCTTCTTCGGAAGACTGAACTATAACTATAAAGAAAAATACATGGCGTCATTGATTGCCAGGTATGATGGCTCTTCCATTTTTGCCAATGGACACCGGTTTGGTTTCTTCCCATCTGTTTCAGCAGGCTGGACCATCTCGAACGAGTCTTTTATGAAAGAGGCTACATTTATTGACTTCCTGAAGCTCAGAGGTTCCTGGGGCCAGAATGGCAACAACGCCGTATCCGCTTTTCAATGGCTGGCATTGGTAACTTCCAATAATACCTATGGTGGTTATACTTTCGGTAATTCCATGAGTAATGTGGCTACCGGGTCATATGCCTATAAACTTACTAACCCTGATCTTACCTGGGAAACCCAGGAGCAGACAGATATCGGTATCGATGCACGTTTTCTGAACAACAGGCTGGGGCTGGAGCTTGATTGGTATAAAAAAACAACCAAAAACTGGCTGGTTACCGCTCCTGTTTTGTACTCTTTTGGCGCAGAACCTCCGGCTGTGAATGGAGGGGATATTGTAAACAAAGGTATTGAGCTGGCATTACACTGGCACGATAATTTGTCACGCGATTTCCGTTATGGAGTGGACTTTAATATCGCGTTCAATAAAAATAATGTTACCAGAATTGCCAACCAGGATGGTATTATTCATGGCCCCGGTGGTATTCCCTGGGAGGGGGCAGATGAAAGCTATCGTGTACAGGTCGGTTATCCTATTGGTTATTTTTATGGTTACCAGTCTGAAGGAATTTTTCAAAACCAGGCACAAATTAAAAATCATAAAGGACCATTGTTGAATGGGGATAAAACCCAGCCAGGAGATGTCATCTGGAAAGATGTAAACAATGACCAGGTGATCGATGAAAAGGACCGTACCATGATCGGAAATCCACATCCGGATTATACAATGGGGCTTGTATTCAATGTGGGCTGGAAAGCTTTCGATTTCTCTGTTAATGCCTATGGCGCTTTTGGCCAACAGATATTCAAAGTGTACCGCGACTTCGCTACTTCTCCACTGAATAACTTTTCCACCGATATCCTTGAAAGATGGAATGGAGCAGGTAGCTCCAATAAACTACCACGACTTACCAGTAGCGCCAGCTCCAATTGGTCCAGTGTTTCGGACATTTTTATTGAAGATGGAGATTACCTGAAAATCAAGAATATCACACTTGGGGTGGATATCAAAAAGCTGTATAAAAAATTACCATTGCACATGTGCAGACTTTATGTGTCTGTACAGAATCTGCACACGTTTACGAAATATTCAGGTATGGACCCGGAGATCGGTTTTGGAGGGGAGGATGCGGCTGATTATGCAAGAGGTATTGATCTTGGCTTTTATCCCAGTGCCCGCACAGTATTGGCTGGAGTAAATATTCAATTCTAA
- a CDS encoding S1 family peptidase, whose product MMKKRCLLMTSITFLLYASNVNGQAVSAEMYTDYMKFFGALRMETLSGSGAEHKTMMALQDSAALLTDEAPPVGYDIKTLPPGKKILADETIYAQRKHSVFIMGKLKRADTATGRVDFDLTGTAFAIAPDGICVTNYHVLQDIIRKDTTKENRDSIYFIATVDKALYRIEKILAYSQNNDIAVFQVNTNGTKFRPLPLGVPAQVGATVYCISHPLSYFYYFSKGIVARNVRVDGQQAAAGYNPLGSPPIRMEITADYAVGSSGGPILDKYGNLVGIVSSTAAVPANQRDAGNNTTFHQQMVVKDTAPVKALTNLLKKQ is encoded by the coding sequence ATGATGAAAAAAAGGTGCCTGTTAATGACCAGTATTACTTTCCTCTTATATGCTTCCAATGTAAACGGACAAGCTGTATCAGCGGAGATGTATACAGACTATATGAAATTCTTCGGCGCACTCCGGATGGAAACGCTTTCCGGCAGCGGTGCTGAACATAAAACCATGATGGCTTTGCAGGATAGCGCTGCTTTATTAACAGACGAAGCGCCACCTGTAGGATACGATATCAAAACCCTGCCGCCAGGTAAGAAAATACTGGCGGATGAAACTATTTATGCCCAAAGAAAGCACAGCGTTTTTATTATGGGTAAACTGAAGCGGGCGGATACAGCTACAGGAAGGGTGGATTTTGATCTCACCGGCACAGCATTTGCCATTGCTCCTGATGGGATTTGTGTAACTAATTATCATGTGTTACAGGATATCATCCGTAAAGACACCACCAAAGAAAACAGGGACAGTATTTACTTTATCGCTACCGTGGACAAAGCGTTGTATCGCATCGAAAAAATACTGGCCTATTCACAAAATAATGATATTGCGGTGTTCCAGGTAAACACCAATGGCACAAAGTTTCGCCCCCTACCATTGGGAGTACCCGCACAGGTGGGTGCTACTGTCTATTGCATCTCTCATCCGCTTAGCTATTTCTACTATTTCAGCAAGGGGATAGTAGCCAGAAATGTCAGGGTGGATGGGCAACAGGCAGCTGCGGGGTATAATCCATTAGGTAGTCCCCCCATCCGTATGGAAATCACCGCAGATTATGCGGTAGGATCCAGTGGCGGGCCTATACTGGATAAATACGGTAATCTGGTCGGTATTGTTTCTTCTACGGCTGCTGTACCGGCCAATCAGCGTGATGCAGGAAATAATACGACCTTTCATCAACAAATGGTCGTAAAGGATACCGCCCCTGTAAAAGCACTCACCAATCTTTTGAAAAAACAGTGA
- a CDS encoding DeoR/GlpR family DNA-binding transcription regulator, with protein MLQEERQNIIINQINLHHKVLTTDLSKLLNVSLDTVRRDLHELEESGRVVKVHGGAVSKSFHIPFQQPKVYAREEKKEVAHKALSVFKDGMNVLMGGGTIMLELARIIPKNHKGTVFTVSPLVALEIAQRSNIRVILIGGEVSHDAYVCTGPTVISQLSELHVDLAFIGANGLSVKGGLTDHDWDVVQVKKALMKAADKTVLMCISEKIDVSQKLIVSPLRGIHLLITDLSPTDKRLQKYAKSVKVI; from the coding sequence ATGCTTCAAGAAGAACGCCAGAACATCATCATCAACCAGATAAACCTGCATCATAAAGTACTTACTACGGACCTCAGTAAATTACTGAACGTTTCACTGGATACCGTTCGCCGCGACCTGCATGAACTTGAAGAAAGCGGACGGGTTGTTAAGGTTCATGGCGGTGCAGTATCCAAATCTTTCCATATTCCCTTCCAGCAACCCAAGGTATATGCCAGGGAGGAGAAAAAAGAAGTGGCACATAAAGCATTATCTGTTTTCAAAGATGGCATGAACGTATTAATGGGCGGCGGCACCATTATGCTGGAGCTGGCGCGGATCATTCCTAAAAACCATAAAGGCACTGTATTCACAGTAAGCCCGCTCGTGGCACTGGAGATTGCGCAGCGCTCAAACATCCGGGTGATACTTATAGGTGGCGAAGTTTCGCATGATGCGTATGTGTGTACCGGTCCCACTGTGATCAGCCAGCTTTCTGAATTGCATGTAGATCTTGCCTTCATTGGCGCAAACGGTTTATCTGTAAAAGGAGGTCTTACGGACCATGACTGGGACGTAGTACAGGTAAAAAAAGCATTAATGAAAGCAGCAGATAAAACAGTACTAATGTGCATTTCAGAAAAAATAGATGTGTCACAAAAATTAATAGTCAGCCCATTGCGTGGTATCCACCTATTGATCACTGACCTTTCTCCTACAGACAAACGATTACAGAAATATGCCAAATCCGTAAAAGTCATTTAA